A portion of the Simkania negevensis Z genome contains these proteins:
- a CDS encoding transporter, giving the protein MKKKFPCALLFLLLLTSSFIHAQSPPQSSQYPSPTDIPKIDQELAQAQRDFEIAKSMFNPYYAGPLLTPSAHNVPPGHFNIQPYIFFTCTFAEFNNNRRSVNITDNWQLKGSFIFQMGLFNWLDFTATFNGQENWQGNQSSGNWGDTQVEFGIQLMREQPYRPALRITITENIPTGKYEKLNPAKAGIQATGSGSYSTTLSFNITKVIWWVSTHPFSFRASFNYTIPTLVYVQGFNAYGGGFGTHGKVRPGNSIAIDTSIELSFTQHWVLAIDLVYTYQNHSTFSGHKGRTATGAVASVGGPSNDSLSCAPAIEYNPTENMGFLAGAWFSITGRNSGDFIAAVLTMTYFW; this is encoded by the coding sequence ATGAAAAAAAAGTTTCCATGCGCATTGCTCTTTCTGCTTCTTCTGACATCCTCTTTTATCCACGCACAATCTCCTCCCCAGTCTTCACAGTACCCTTCACCTACAGATATTCCAAAAATTGATCAAGAACTTGCTCAAGCACAAAGAGACTTCGAAATCGCAAAGAGCATGTTCAATCCCTACTACGCTGGACCACTACTTACTCCCTCAGCCCATAACGTTCCTCCAGGTCACTTCAATATCCAGCCTTACATCTTCTTCACTTGCACCTTCGCTGAATTCAACAACAATCGTCGCTCTGTCAACATCACCGACAACTGGCAGCTCAAGGGATCCTTTATTTTTCAAATGGGTCTCTTTAATTGGCTCGACTTCACTGCAACGTTCAATGGTCAGGAAAACTGGCAGGGTAACCAGAGTTCTGGTAACTGGGGAGATACGCAAGTCGAGTTCGGAATTCAGCTAATGAGAGAGCAACCTTATCGCCCAGCTCTTCGGATCACCATTACCGAAAATATTCCAACAGGAAAATATGAAAAGCTAAACCCTGCAAAAGCCGGCATTCAAGCTACAGGATCAGGTTCTTATTCCACTACACTCTCATTTAACATCACGAAAGTGATCTGGTGGGTGTCGACCCATCCGTTTAGCTTTCGAGCCTCTTTCAACTATACCATCCCAACTCTCGTCTACGTTCAAGGATTCAATGCTTATGGGGGCGGATTTGGAACACATGGAAAAGTGCGTCCTGGAAATAGCATTGCTATTGATACTTCAATCGAACTCAGCTTCACCCAGCATTGGGTTCTCGCCATCGACTTAGTATACACTTATCAAAACCACTCTACTTTTTCTGGCCATAAAGGGAGGACAGCAACCGGAGCTGTTGCCTCCGTTGGTGGCCCCTCAAACGACAGTCTTAGCTGTGCGCCTGCAATCGAGTACAACCCCACAGAGAACATGGGTTTCTTAGCAGGAGCTTGGTTTTCCATCACAGGGCGTAACTCCGGTGACTTCATCGCAGCTGTTCTGACAATGACCTACTTCTGGTAA